The region GGTCAGGGCGGCGGGGTCGACGGAGCCGAGGGAGTTGTGCCTGAGGTCGAGGAATCTCAAACTATCGGGGAAGACGCCAGCAGGCAGGTAGGTTAATAAGTTATAGGACAAATCCAAGTTGTTTAAAGAGGTGAGTCCTTTAAACACATCTTTGGGAAGGGCCTGCATGTAGTTGCTGTAAAGGAAGAGCGTCTGCAGCTGGTGAAGTCCATCAAATATGGTGAGGCACTTTCCCTGATCCCAAAGGTTTGGCAGGCCAGTTGCATGTACATCCAGGACCAGTAACTGGTTTAAAGGGGAAACGGAATAGTTCTTGTTAAGATGGCACCACAGAAAGAAATTACCGCCAAGCACGATCATTTTAATGTCGGGGAATTCCACCAACATCTCGTAGAAGCTCTCAGCGTTGGTCAGCCTGTTGTTCTGAACTTCAACAATCAAAGCGTTTCTTGTCTGGCTAGGAAGGCCGTACAAGCTCTCTATCCTGTTTCCTTTCAAGTAAAGAACCTGAAGTCGCGGGAGGACGGCCAGTTTATCCACCAGCTGCAGTGAATTGTCTGAAAGGTCCAGTAGAGCCAGACTGGCCAGACCTGTAAACGAGTCTCTCATCAGCATTCTGATGTTGTTGTTGGATAAATCGAGCACCTCAAGACTCGGCAGATTCTCAAACGTCTcagaactgattttatccagGAGATTATGGGACAAATTAAGGAATTTTAAATTTCCCAGTCCGAAAAATGCACCCGGCGCAATATGATTGATCGAATTAAAAGCCAAGGAGATTTGCTCCAGATCTGGAACGTAACTGAACACTGAGTTCGTCAGAGCAAAGATCCGAGCGTCGGACAAATCCAGAACCCTAACGCCGCTCTCGAGAAGATCCCTGAACGTATTTTGGTCTGGATCTTTCAAGTTGTTGAACCACACACCCTTACCCATGCTGACACTAGAGCTGAGATCCAGGGCTTGTATTTTGGTTCCTCTGATGGCTCTGAAGAACCGCACTGCAAGGTCCACACTGAAGCCATTTTGAGACAAATCCAGCTCAGTAATGGACATGTTCCTAAACGGGTTTCCACACTCGCCCCATCCGGACCAGTACGGATTCATATCGGTCAGTTTAACATCTCTGAATTTTAGCAGCTTGAAGTGTTTCCCCTGAAAACCGTCCCATAAATCGTTCTCACACAGACTCGTAACCCAGTTCTGAGAGACGTCCAGCGTGTGCAGTTTGCTCATGTTGATGAAGAACGAAGCCGGATGGATCCTTTTTATCTGGTTGTCCTTAAGTATCAGTTTCTCCAGAGACACCAGAGGTCTCAAACTCTCGCCCGACAGAATAGAGTCGTTCAGCGAACACTGCATGAGGTCGAGCGTCTGAAGCTTGAGCGATCCGTGAAACGCTCCCGGTTCCAGTCGGAGGAACCTGTTGTATCTGAGATACACTTCTGTCAGATCGGACAGTCGCCTAAACGCATTGTTTCTGATTGTAAGAGGTCGATTCTGCTGGTCCAGGATCAGAATTTGTATGGCTTCAGAGCCCTTGAAGGATTCCTCAGGGATCTCCTCGATGTCATTCAGACTGAGATCCACTTTAGTTATATAATGAGGTAGAGGAGGCACCTCTCGTAGGTTCCTCACGCCACACCAGGCTGTGTCGTCTATGATGTTGCACGCTGAGGAAGCTTCTGCCACCAGGAGACAGATCCAAAGTTCAAGGAGCACCAGAGTAAAGCTGGAACTGCTCAGCATGCTGGGAGAACTGGAAATAAATCGAGAACATTACAGTGAGGTAAATGCGCTCTcaaaaatacatttgacttgacttttatttaactggagatactggaaattatgatagactggtgacctgtctggggttcCTGCCTTGTACCAAATGAATCAGATGATACAGCAGAGGTAAAACagcagacagtgaatgaatgaatgaatgaatgaatgaaccagTGCAGGCAGTGAGTTAGAATTAGTGATCAGGAGACTGCTGAGGTTAAACTGAGACTGTTAGAGCAGTAATACGTAGTAAAGATAGTCTAAAAAGGACAGAAGAGACATTCGGTTCTTACCAGTTCCTTGCTTGTCGTGCTGCTGAATCTGATCCGTGAGAAGTTCCTGTCGCTCCTGGTGGTTCTCAGTAGGTAATGAAGTGCTGGATGGAATAAAGTCCAGGTTCTGAGTTTTCGATTTGAGTTCGGACCGGGTGGGCAGTGTGTGCACAGTGGAATGTTGGGAATTCCGTGTAGAAGGAACTTCAGTAGAGAAAAACATGTTCACGTGTGCTGGACGTTGTGAAATCCTTCTtatcttctcctcctcctccagctTCAGCTTCTCTCCGGCTCTGTTTACACCAGTTACGCAACATACAGGATGTGACACTTTAGTTCTACTGGTCAGGGTTactcaagcaaaaaaaaaaaatgctgaacgTGACAGGGGCTCCTGATTCCCCACAGacccccccatacacacacacacacacacacacacacatacagccaGCAAGCTgaagggctgtgtctcaatctaCATCTTAAATCCTACATAGTGTACTTGAAATAGTGGCCTGATACACTATATGAgacgcttctcacaagactttgaagtgtgtctgtgtatgggaatttgtgcccgttctgtTAAAAAATTACAGCATTTGTATTTGTACAGCTGgatgctgattgatcagtcagtattccgattcatcccagagctgttgagtgtttctgagctcagggctctttGCAGGACGCTTTTCTAcgcgtctttatagagctcgctcatgctggaacaggaaaggaccttccctaaaccgttCCTGCAAAGTCAGAGGCATATAATTTCCCttatatacacctgttagcatctgttgtggctgaaacaaacacatgaattcaataattagacggcgtgtcctgatacttttgtccgtatCTAATCACACAGTCAGCGTTTATGGTCCCTCAGTCTGGTGCAGCATTAATATCATATGATATAacatactataatataatataataaaatataatataattaatataatataatataatataatataatataacataatataatataatataatataatataatataataaacacacaaaccacattttaaacgcaataaaaagaagaatctgtgatgttttcattctcttaaatctttatttaactggtaAAAGTACAAAGGAAAGATTTGCAACACTTTCACTgattatatttagtaaataaaaccaCAAAACCAAACATGAACTGGAAATCTCCAGCGTTACTAAATCCTGTCACACCCCTAAATCAATAAATGTGGTTTTTGTTTGATGTGGACGATTCGGTCATTTTGTCGTAGTAAAATACCTGCAGTTGTGGAACGATACCCAAAACATGCACCTTTTGTACAGGATTTTGTAAAAGGTTCAGTCGAACCAGACGGCCCAGTCCTTTAAACGAGTCGGGCATCAgtgtcctgatgttgttgttggaTAAATCGAGCACCTCAAGACTGCACAGATTCTCAAATGATCTTGAACCGATTTTAATCAGGAGGTTATGGGACAAATCGAGCGATTTTAAACGCCTCAGTCCGGCAAAAGCACCCGTCTCAATTTGGCTGATCGAATTAAAAGCCAAGGAGATTTGCTCCAGATCTGGAACGTAACTGAACACTGAGTTCTTTAAAGCAAATATCCGAGCGTTGGACAAATCCAGAACCCTAACACCGCTCTCAGAAAGATCCTTGAACGTATTTTGGTCTGGGTCTTTCAAGTTGTTGAACCACACACCCTTACCCATGCTACCACTATATTTAAGGATTAGAGAGTGAATTTTGGTTCCTCTGATGGCTCTAAAGAACCGCACTGCAAGGTCCACACTGAAGCCATTTTGAGACAAATCCAGCTCAGTAATGGACATGTTCCTAAACGGGTTTCCACACTCGCCCCATCCGGACCAGTACGGATTCATATCGGTCAGTTTAACATCTCTGAATTTTAGCAGCTTGAAGTGTTTCCCCTGAAAACCGTCCCATAAATCGTTCTCACACAGACTCGTAACCCAGTTCTGAGAGACGTCCAGCGTGTGCAGTTTGCTCATGTTGATGAAGAACGAAGCCGGATGGATCCTTTTTATCTGGTTGTCCTTAAGTATCAGTTTCTCCAGAGACACCAGAGTTCTCAAACTCTCACCCAACAGAATAGAGTCGTTCAGCGAACAGTACGTGAGGTCGAGAGTCTGAAGCTTGAGCGATCCGTGAAACGCTCCCGGTTCCAGTCGGAGGAACCTGTTGTATCTGAGATACACTTCTGTCAGATTGGACAGTCGCCTAAACGCATTGTTTTTGATTGTAAGAG is a window of Trichomycterus rosablanca isolate fTriRos1 chromosome 22, fTriRos1.hap1, whole genome shotgun sequence DNA encoding:
- the LOC134300279 gene encoding toll-like receptor 5, with amino-acid sequence MLSSSSFTLVLLELWICLLVAEASSACNIIDDTAWCGVRNLREVPPLPHYITKVDLSLNDIEEIHEESFKGSEAIQILILDQQNRPLTIKNNAFRRLSNLTEVYLRYNRFLRLEPGAFHGSLKLQTLDLTYCSLNDSILLGESLRTLVSLEKLILKDNQIKRIHPASFFINMSKLHTLDVSQNWVTSLCENDLWDGFQGKHFKLLKFRDVKLTDMNPYWSGWGECGNPFRNMSITELDLSQNGFSVDLAVRFFRAIRGTKIHSLILKYSGSMGKGVWFNNLKDPDQNTFKDLSESGVRVLDLSNARIFALKNSVFSYVPDLEQISLAFNSISQIETGAFAGLRRLKSLDLSHNLLIKIGSRSFENLCSLEVLDLSNNNIRTLMPDSFKGLGRLVRLNLLQNPVQKVHVLGIVPQLQVFYYDKMTESSTSNKNHIY
- the LOC134300231 gene encoding toll-like receptor 5 — its product is MLSSSSFTLVLLELWICLLVAEASSACNIIDDTAWCGVRNLREVPPLPHYITKVDLSLNDIEEIPEESFKGSEAIQILILDQQNRPLTIRNNAFRRLSDLTEVYLRYNRFLRLEPGAFHGSLKLQTLDLMQCSLNDSILSGESLRPLVSLEKLILKDNQIKRIHPASFFINMSKLHTLDVSQNWVTSLCENDLWDGFQGKHFKLLKFRDVKLTDMNPYWSGWGECGNPFRNMSITELDLSQNGFSVDLAVRFFRAIRGTKIQALDLSSSVSMGKGVWFNNLKDPDQNTFRDLLESGVRVLDLSDARIFALTNSVFSYVPDLEQISLAFNSINHIAPGAFFGLGNLKFLNLSHNLLDKISSETFENLPSLEVLDLSNNNIRMLMRDSFTGLASLALLDLSDNSLQLVDKLAVLPRLQVLYLKGNRIESLYGLPSQTRNALIVEVQNNRLTNAESFYEMLVEFPDIKMIVLGGNFFLWCHLNKNYSVSPLNQLLVLDVHATGLPNLWDQGKCLTIFDGLHQLQTLFLYSNYMQALPKDVFKGLTSLNNLDLSYNLLTYLPAGVFPDSLRFLDLRHNSLGSVDPAALTGLTSVFLLGNRFICDCSLRDFQTWLNQTDVQTDGPVAHLTCEFPEEQRGLPLLAAELRCEDDRDEAAAEQLRFVLFVCCALSVSLICTGTIVYTRLRGHCFKLYRKAISRLIDGTPKEPESDGFEYDVFLCFSLKDIRWVTKALLKKLDSQFSEQGNLRCCFEARDFLPGEDHLSNMHNAISSSKKTLCVLSREFLEDGWCLEAFSIAQSKMLEEVRDLLLVLLVDNIPPYRLMRYEHIRTYIRTRRYLCWPDDSQDLEWFYTQLQKSIAKDVKVKPIQPQHEPNHKPTNHEAMTAV